A genomic stretch from Lathyrus oleraceus cultivar Zhongwan6 chromosome 2, CAAS_Psat_ZW6_1.0, whole genome shotgun sequence includes:
- the LOC127117477 gene encoding fasciclin-like arabinogalactan protein 2: MKKQLAPLVLFSLTLILSLIHSTTAGAATSGSHNITRILGKHPGFSTFNHYLTITHLADEINRRQTITILAIDNAAMSSLLEKHLSVTTLKNVLSLHVLVDYFGAKKLHQITNGTTLVSSMFQATGAAAGTAGYVNVTNLKGGKVGFGAEDNDGLHSFYVKSVEELPYVISVLQISQPLSSADAEAPTASPSDIDLISIMSKQGCKAFADLLRVSKALPTFKDTVDGGLTVFCPTDSAVNGFAAKYKNLTDAKKVSLLLYHGVPVYQSLQMLKSNNGIMNTLATEGANKYDFTVQNDGEDVNLETKVNTANIIGTLIDQDPFVVYKINKVLMPRELFKGVKEELAPAESPKAAKKSKKKGKAAADEDADSPAADGPDADADSDDQKAADDSGVSGLNQGFRFIMVIFSLIIGALV; the protein is encoded by the coding sequence ATGAAGAAGCAACTAGCACCACTTGTTCTATTCTCTCTCACACTAATACTATCACTTATTCACTCCACCACCGCCGGTGCCGCCACCTCCGGCAGCCACAACATCACCCGCATTCTCGGCAAACACCCTGGATTCTCCACCTTCAACCACTACCTCACCATCACTCACCTCGCCGACGAAATCAACCGCCGCCAAACCATAACAATCCTCGCCATCGATAATGCCGCCATGTCGTCCCTTCTCGAGAAACACCTCTCCGTCACCACTCTCAAAAACGTCCTCTCCCTTCACGTCTTAGTCGACTACTTCGGCGCGAAGAAACTCCACCAAATCACGAACGGTACAACTCTAGTTTCGTCCATGTTTCAAGCAACCGGAGCCGCCGCGGGAACTGCCGGTTACGTCAACGTCACGAATCTCAAAGGCGGCAAAGTCGGTTTCGGCGCGGAAGACAACGACGGCCTACATTCTTTCTACGTGAAATCCGTTGAAGAACTTCCTTACGTCATCTCCGTACTTCAAATCAGTCAACCTCTAAGCTCCGCCGACGCCGAAGCACCGACGGCATCTCCGAGCGATATCGACTTAATCTCAATCATGTCAAAACAAGGTTGCAAAGCCTTCGCCGATTTGCTACGTGTTTCAAAAGCTCTTCCGACTTTCAAAGACACCGTTGACGGCGGTTTAACCGTTTTCTGCCCAACTGACAGCGCCGTTAACGGTTTCGCTGCTAAATACAAAAACCTAACCGACGCCAAGAAAGTTTCACTTCTTTTATATCACGGAGTTCCCGTTTACCAATCGTTACAGATGCTGAAATCTAACAACGGTATCATGAACACGCTAGCAACAGAAGGTGCTAACAAATATGATTTCACCGTCCAAAACGACGGTGAAGACGTGAACCTTGAAACCAAGGTTAACACCGCCAACATTATCGGAACACTGATCGATCAAGATCCGTTTGTGGTGTATAAGATCAACAAGGTTTTGATGCCGAGAGAGTTGTTTAAGGGAGTTAAAGAAGAATTAGCACCGGCAGAGTCACCGAAGGCGGCGAAGAAGAGCAAGAAGAAAGGTAAGGCGGCGGCGGATGAAGATGCGGATTCTCCAGCGGCGGATGGACCGGATGCGGATGCAGATTCCGATGATCAGAAAGCTGCTGACGATAGCGGAGTGAGTGGATTAAATCAAGGGTTCAGATTCATTATGGTAATTTTCAGTTTGATTATTGGAGCTTTGGTTTAA